A window from bacterium encodes these proteins:
- the rsfS gene encoding ribosome silencing factor has protein sequence MTLDSRQKAIEIARVAQDRGALDVVALDMREVMTITDYFIICHGRSKVHCQAVAERIEEKMREQDVFLKHSEGLRDGVWIILDYLDVVVHIFEEEARHYYDLRRLWMDAEEIEVPSPA, from the coding sequence ATGACGCTGGACTCACGCCAGAAGGCAATTGAGATCGCCCGCGTAGCCCAGGACCGCGGCGCCCTGGACGTGGTCGCCCTCGACATGCGCGAGGTCATGACCATCACGGACTACTTCATCATCTGCCACGGCCGCTCGAAGGTGCACTGCCAGGCCGTCGCCGAGCGCATCGAAGAGAAGATGCGCGAGCAGGACGTGTTCCTCAAGCACAGTGAGGGCCTGCGCGACGGCGTTTGGATCATCCTGGACTATCTTGACGTGGTCGTGCACATCTTCGAAGAGGAGGCACGGCACTACTACGATCTGCGACGGCTGTGGATGGACGCCGAAGAGATCGAGGTGCCGTCACCCGCTTGA